The Tessaracoccus flavus genome includes the window GGCCGGTCATCGGCCACACGTCGGGGTCGGCGGTGATGGTGCCCTCGGGGTAGATCGCCACGGCGTGGTGCTTGGTGAGGAGTGCCTCCTCGGCGTGGACCAGCGAGTTGATGGCCCGGTCGGTGTTGCGGAAGACGGGGATCTGCTCGCACTTGCGGGCGAACCAGCCGAGCCCGGGCACGTTCCAGATCTCCGACTTGCCGAGGAATCGCGGCCAGCGCCCCGCCCAGATGATGAACTCGCCGAGCGCCAGCGGGTCGTAGTTGGACGTGTGGTTGGCGACGAGGATCACGCCGCCGGTCTTTGGGATGTGCTCCTGCCCCGCCCAGCGCCGTCTGGAGACCAGCGGGTTGACCAGGCGCGCGAAGTGGGCGATCACGCGGTAGGCCCAGTGCGACGGCTCACGGTTGGCCGCGCGGAGGGAACGCCGTTCGGGGGCGCGGAGGGCGCTCACGTTGCTCATCTGGCAATCATTGCGGATCGGCGCCACGCTCACCAGCAAAGGCGGCGGAGAGGGCGACTCGCCCACGCCGGACTCCCCGGCGTTTTGCGTCTCGTGAGACTCTAGGGGTGTGCAGAATCCGTCTGATCTCTACCGCTTCGTGACTGATCCCGAGCCCGCGCCGCAGGGCAACGTCCTGCTCGTGGCGCTGGGCTCGTTCATCGACGCCGGCCAGGTTCAGCGTCTCCTGAGCGGGCACCTCCTCGAGACGGGTGACGCGGAGTTGATCGCGACGTTCGACATCGACCAGCTCTACGACTACCGGGGTCGCCGCCCGACCATGACCTTCGACTCCAACCGGTGGGCGGAGTACGACGCGCCGTCGATGCTCCTGCACCGTCTCACGGACCGCGACGGGGAGACCTACCACCTCCTGACCGGCGCGGAGCCGGACTTCCAGTGGGAGCGGGTCGTCGAGGCCATCCGCGAACTCGTCGAGACGCTTCGCGTGGCGCTGGTCGTCACGGTGCACGGCGTCCCGATGGGCGTTCCCCACACCAGGCCGGTCGGCTTCACCGCCCACTCGACGGACCCGTCGCTCATCGGCGACGCGCACTCCCCCTTCGGCCGGGTTCAGGTCCCCGGCTCGATCGCGGCTCTTCTCGAGCTCCGCCTGGGTCAGCTCGGCCACCGGGCCGCGGGGTTCGCCATCCACGTGCCCCACTACCTCGCCGCCTCGGAGTTCGCCGAGGGTGCACTGACTGCGCTCAACGCCGTCGTGGACCTCACTCGCCTCAGCCTCCCCAACGACGACCTCGTGGAGAAGGCGGAGATCAACCGCCGCGCCATCGCCGCGGAGGTGGAGGGCAACGAGGAGGTGGTCGCGATCGTCTCCGCGCTCGAGCAGCAGTACGACGCGTTCATGCAGGGTCAGCACCTGCCCAGCCTCTGGGCCGAGGGCGCCAAGCTCCCCTCCGCCGACCAGCTGGGTGCCGAGCTCGAGGATTTCCTACGGACCGTCTCCGATGAGGATCCCGATCAGGACGGCTGAGGGTCGACGCTGCGGACCAGTCCGTCGCTCAGTTGCGTGCCGACGTAGACGACGTACGCAGGGTGAGGCTCTACATCGACCTGTTCCCGCTCCCCCGCGACGACTCCTGAACGGTTAGCCGGACCGCGGATCTAGGTGCATGGGAAGGTGCGGGATGCCGTCCTCGAGGAACTCCTCGCCGTTGACCTGGAACCCGAAACCCCCGTACCAGCGGGCGAGATGGCTCTGCGCATCGATGTCGATCCTCGCGTGGGCGTTGGCGTCGATGGCGTGGCGAAGCAGTGCGCCGCTGAGGCCCCTTCCCCGGTGGCCCGGGCTGGTCACCACCCGGCCGATCCGGACGCCGTCGCCGTCGTTCAGGACGCGGAGGTAGGTCGCGATCCCGGGCAGCCCGTCCCCATCGGCAGGGACCCACAGGTGGCGGGTTTCAGGCTCGGCGTCTCGGCCGTCCAGCTCCGGATAGGCGCAGGCCTGCTCGACGACGAACACGTCCATCCGTAGCCGCAGGATCGCGTACAGCTCGTGAACGGTGAGCTCAGGAAAGGCTTTGTCGATGATGCGCATGAGGTCACAATAGGGGCTGATCCGTGGCGCCCGAAGAGGCAGGATGAGGGCATGGCAACCCTTGTCTTCGGAATGAACCAGTCGCTCGACGGCTACGTGAACCACGACCGCTTCGCACCCGGCCCGACCCTCTTCTGTCACTTCATCGAGGAGGCCCGAACCCAGGCGGCATCGATCTACGGCCGCCGGGTCTATGAGCTCATGAGCTACTGGGACGACGACGACCCCGCTTGGAGCGACGACGAGCGTGAGTTCGCGATCGCGCACCGGCGCCAGCCCAAGTGGGTGGCATCGCGGACCCTGACGTCCGTGGGCCCCAACGCACAGCTCATCGGCGGGGATCTTGGGGATGCCGTCGCCCGCCTGAAGAGCGAGCTCGACGGCGAGATCGCCGTCGCCGGACCCCGCCTCGCGGGACAGCTGACGGAACTGGGGCTCATCGATGAATACCGGATCTACCTCCACCCGGTGGTGCTCGGGGGCGGCGACCCGTTCTTCGCCGGTCCCCGTCCACCGCTGCGGCTGATCAGCGCCGACGAGATGGGAGACGACGTCCTCAGGCTGAGGTACGCCCCCGCCTAGAAACGTCGTTCAGCCGTCGCCGACGTGCCGGTCCAGCCATGCCATCAGCGGCCGGTAGGCACGCCAGTCGGCTCGGACCCGCTCGGCGACGTCGGGGGTGGGCAACCAGTCCGGCGCGCCGTACTGTTGGCTGGCGGTCAGCGTCCGGTGTCGCAGAAGGTCGAGCAGCGGGTGGTCCGGCTCGACGCCCCGGGGGCGGGTCTTGAGTCGGTCGCCGTCGATGGCGTAACCCGCGGCGGTCAGTTCGTCGACGATCCTCCGAAGCTCGGCGCCGGTGTCCTCGTCGTCCAGTGCCGCCCGGTAGCGGGCAACCTGACCGGCGGTGGACGCGTACCAGCCGGCCGCGGTCATCAGACCCTCAGCGCTGATCTGGACGTACCAGCCCATCCGCGACGCCGTCGAGGCGACGACCCCCTGGTGGGTCTTGTACGGAGACTTGTCCTGGGAGAAGCGCACGTCACGGTTGGGGCGAAACACCTTGGTGTCACCGAACTCGCCCTCCAGAGCGGCGCCGAGTGCCTCCATGGGGGCGCGGACCACGGAGCTGTAACGCTCGCGCTGGGAGGCCCACCACTCTCGGGAATTGTTGACCTCCAGCTCCTCATAGAAGTCGATGGCCTCGAACGGGATCCCCTGCACCTCACTCATGCCGGACACGGTAGTGGGAGTTCAAAGCAACGGATGAGACACACTCTGGCCCGATACGCTCGTGCCACCACGACAGAGAGGGGCACAGGAGCGTGGAGACCGACACCACCGTCGCCAGGACAGTGCTCGTCACAGGGGTGGGACGCAAGCGCGGTATCGGGGCGGGCATCGCCCTTCACCTCGCACAGGAGGGGTGGGACCTCGCCCTCAGCTTTCTACCGGAGTACGACGACCGAGTCGGCCTCGAGCGCGGACCGCGGGATCCCGAGGATGTGGCGGAGCTCTGCCGGGGGGAGGGAGCCAGGGTTGACCTGCTTCCGGCAAACCTTGCTGATCCGCAAGTCCCAGCGCAGCTCGTGGCCGCGGCAAACACCCGTGGCGATCTCGCGGCCTTGGTGCTTTGTCACACCGAGAGCGTGGACTCCTCGATCCTCACCACCTCGGTGGAGAGCTGGGACCGGCACTATTCCGTGAACGCTCGAGCGTCCTGGCTGCTCATCAAAGCGTTCGCCGAGCTCATTCCGCCCCACGTTCGGGAGGCGCAAGCGGGGCGTGTGGTCGCGTTGACCAGCGACCACACCGCCCACAATCTTCCGTACGGCTCGAGCAAGGGCGCCTTGGACCGGATCGTCGTGGCTGCGGCCATTGAGTTGGCCGGTCACGGCATCTCGGCGAATGCGCTGAATCCCGGGCCGATCGACACCGGCTGGATGGACGACGATGTGCGGGCTTCGCTGACCGGGCAGACGCCCGCACGCAGGCTGGGCACGCCCCAAGACACGGCCGACCTGGTCGGGTTCCTGCTCTCCCCGGCGGGAGGATGGATCACCGGGCAGGTGCTGCACAGCAACGGCGGTTTCGCCGTCAAGTAGTCCGGTTGCCCGGGTGAGTTGCGCGTTTGAAGGATTGCCCTGCGCTCTTGGACCCGCGGGCGGCTAATTTGGCCCCCGTGAGTGAGGAATCGACGTCGGTTGTGGACGTCAAGCGGATGCGGCTGCGCTACGCCGGCACCTGCGCGGCCTGTGGCGTGCCACTGGCCGCAGGGACGACAGCGGACTACGACCGGACCAGCAAGACCGTGGCGTGCATCGTCTGCCCGCCCACCGACGCCAACACCGACCAGGGTGAGCGCAGGGATCCCTCAATCGACGTCGGCTCCCCCACCGTCACGGAGGATGCTCCGGCAGTGGAAGCTTCTCCCGAGGTGTGGGAGAGACCGACGCTGGAGGCGGTTGATGGCCAGGGCGGCGCGTCCGCAGCTGCGGAGTTTCAGCGCCGACACGGCGCCCGCCGGGATCGGGTGCTCAACAGCTACCCACGCATGGGGAAGTTCCTGCTCGCGGTGTTCGACGACCCACAGTCCACGAAGGCGTGGTCGGTCGGAGCCGAAGGCGAGCGGTTGCTCAGCGAGATGCTGGCCGGCATGGCGGGAGAGAGTCTGCGCGTCCTGAACGACCGCCGGATCCCCCGCACCAGAGCGAACATCGACCACCTCGTCGTCTGCCCGTCCGGGGTGTTCGTCGTGGACGCGAAGCGGTACCGCAACGCGCGCCCCGCGCTGAAGGTGGAAGGCGGTCTCATTCGGCCGCGCACCGAGTTGCTGACCGTCGCTGGGCGAGACCGCACGACGCTGGTCACCGGCATGCAGAAGCAGCTCGACCTCGTCCAGACGGCACTGGCCGACCAGCCCGACATTCCGGTCTGGGGCGTGTTGTGTTTTGTCGAGGCCGACTGGCCGCTCCTCGGCGGACCCTTCACCGTCAACGGGGTGCACGTCATGTCGCCGAAGAAGCTGAGGGCGCAGCTGACCCATCCCGGGCCACTCGACGAGGCCCGCATCGCCGACGTTCAGTGGCACCTGCACGAGGCCTTCCCGCGCCAGAAGCAGAGCTGAACCGACGACGTTCGGCTGGGGTGGATGGCGCCCGCAACGCGACCCGGCAGGTCAGACGCCAACACAGAGCCCAGAACGCCAACCGACAGCCCGGAACGTCAACCGAAATCCCGTGACGCCCGCGAGGCTCAGCGTCGCCCGCGAGATCTCACGGGCGTCGCTGAGTCTCGTCGGCGTTTGGCCTTGTCTGTTGGCGTTTGGCCTTGACCGTTGGCGTTGTCGGCTATCGGTTGGCGTTCCCGGCTATCTGTTGGCGTTCATGGCGCTCGGTTGGCGTTAGAACCTCCCGCGTCCCGACCGCTCCCCCCGTCAGGGAGCGGAAGGTGCCGAGAGGAGCGCGAGATCACGCCGGGTGTAGCGCAGGTGCGCCCACTCCTCCTCCAGGATCACCCGGATGCAGTCCCCGACGGTGGGGTGCCAGTCACCGCCCCACGGGTCGTCGCGCTTCTCGGCGAGCAACTCTGGAGTGGCTGTGGCCAGGAAGTCGGTCACCATGCGCTGCCGCTCGGCCCGCACCTCCAACACCTCCTCGAACCGCGGCGGCTCCTTGCGGAAGATCGACATGTCGAAGCCCATCTCCTTCGCGCCCGTGAAGACCTGGCCTATCTCGTGGAACGGCTGATCCACCCCAAGAATCGCGCCACCAAGCCAGGCGTCGGTTGCGAGGATGAGGTGCCGCAGGGTCTCTGCCAGCGACCATTCATCCTCGACGTGCGCATCGACCATGGTT containing:
- a CDS encoding lysophospholipid acyltransferase family protein, giving the protein MSNVSALRAPERRSLRAANREPSHWAYRVIAHFARLVNPLVSRRRWAGQEHIPKTGGVILVANHTSNYDPLALGEFIIWAGRWPRFLGKSEIWNVPGLGWFARKCEQIPVFRNTDRAINSLVHAEEALLTKHHAVAIYPEGTITADPDVWPMTGRRGAAQLALKTGVPVVPLVAVGPHRVLGQKNLEFGKLLGGRKPVSVMARPALDLSAYEGAEPTKEVLDDITELILDTLTEMVAEIRGEQPPPEGRYDMRLGRRVGDGAVRPE
- a CDS encoding DinB family protein; amino-acid sequence: MTTYSRTKEFEGATFVRTSFKGAAIWFSDVSGVKMRSVDVDGLDIDSHDLFFGSLVVNGVDVVPLVDAELNRLFPGRELQKAETPEGLREGWAAVQAAWRETVEATPETMVDAHVEDEWSLAETLRHLILATDAWLGGAILGVDQPFHEIGQVFTGAKEMGFDMSIFRKEPPRFEEVLEVRAERQRMVTDFLATATPELLAEKRDDPWGGDWHPTVGDCIRVILEEEWAHLRYTRRDLALLSAPSAP
- a CDS encoding GNAT family N-acetyltransferase, which produces MRIIDKAFPELTVHELYAILRLRMDVFVVEQACAYPELDGRDAEPETRHLWVPADGDGLPGIATYLRVLNDGDGVRIGRVVTSPGHRGRGLSGALLRHAIDANAHARIDIDAQSHLARWYGGFGFQVNGEEFLEDGIPHLPMHLDPRSG
- a CDS encoding nuclease-related domain-containing protein — encoded protein: MSEESTSVVDVKRMRLRYAGTCAACGVPLAAGTTADYDRTSKTVACIVCPPTDANTDQGERRDPSIDVGSPTVTEDAPAVEASPEVWERPTLEAVDGQGGASAAAEFQRRHGARRDRVLNSYPRMGKFLLAVFDDPQSTKAWSVGAEGERLLSEMLAGMAGESLRVLNDRRIPRTRANIDHLVVCPSGVFVVDAKRYRNARPALKVEGGLIRPRTELLTVAGRDRTTLVTGMQKQLDLVQTALADQPDIPVWGVLCFVEADWPLLGGPFTVNGVHVMSPKKLRAQLTHPGPLDEARIADVQWHLHEAFPRQKQS
- a CDS encoding dihydrofolate reductase family protein is translated as MATLVFGMNQSLDGYVNHDRFAPGPTLFCHFIEEARTQAASIYGRRVYELMSYWDDDDPAWSDDEREFAIAHRRQPKWVASRTLTSVGPNAQLIGGDLGDAVARLKSELDGEIAVAGPRLAGQLTELGLIDEYRIYLHPVVLGGGDPFFAGPRPPLRLISADEMGDDVLRLRYAPA
- a CDS encoding proteasome assembly chaperone family protein, whose translation is MQNPSDLYRFVTDPEPAPQGNVLLVALGSFIDAGQVQRLLSGHLLETGDAELIATFDIDQLYDYRGRRPTMTFDSNRWAEYDAPSMLLHRLTDRDGETYHLLTGAEPDFQWERVVEAIRELVETLRVALVVTVHGVPMGVPHTRPVGFTAHSTDPSLIGDAHSPFGRVQVPGSIAALLELRLGQLGHRAAGFAIHVPHYLAASEFAEGALTALNAVVDLTRLSLPNDDLVEKAEINRRAIAAEVEGNEEVVAIVSALEQQYDAFMQGQHLPSLWAEGAKLPSADQLGAELEDFLRTVSDEDPDQDG
- a CDS encoding DUF2461 domain-containing protein: MSEVQGIPFEAIDFYEELEVNNSREWWASQRERYSSVVRAPMEALGAALEGEFGDTKVFRPNRDVRFSQDKSPYKTHQGVVASTASRMGWYVQISAEGLMTAAGWYASTAGQVARYRAALDDEDTGAELRRIVDELTAAGYAIDGDRLKTRPRGVEPDHPLLDLLRHRTLTASQQYGAPDWLPTPDVAERVRADWRAYRPLMAWLDRHVGDG
- a CDS encoding SDR family oxidoreductase → METDTTVARTVLVTGVGRKRGIGAGIALHLAQEGWDLALSFLPEYDDRVGLERGPRDPEDVAELCRGEGARVDLLPANLADPQVPAQLVAAANTRGDLAALVLCHTESVDSSILTTSVESWDRHYSVNARASWLLIKAFAELIPPHVREAQAGRVVALTSDHTAHNLPYGSSKGALDRIVVAAAIELAGHGISANALNPGPIDTGWMDDDVRASLTGQTPARRLGTPQDTADLVGFLLSPAGGWITGQVLHSNGGFAVK